The proteins below come from a single Acidobacteriota bacterium genomic window:
- a CDS encoding phospholipid carrier-dependent glycosyltransferase, whose protein sequence is MDQTWFFVEHYALIAMFAVVAYLLGARLTRGTDYRGAAEKVSFCTALGLGLISHFVLAAGLLHILSSGVMLAVLTAITLISLPPVSVTREWVARLPGRVSPLKVTLAALTVALAIPILQMPLYPPTQWDAISYHLASAKIYVREGAVVYTPYLRFPVFPQSSEMLFTLMLLLADDIAAQLTQFLMMALTALALYGWGARMFTQRAGALAAVLWLSNPLVLWLGTAAYVDAGLALYLTLAFFSLYNWRKIEAENQRHGWLAISAALFWFAATTKYLALFPILCAGTYLLAYSVKQRSLRPALIFSVITIAVACPWYIRNAWYTGNPVWPYFPEWFGFGPWTGVDIANQKF, encoded by the coding sequence ATGGATCAGACTTGGTTCTTTGTTGAACATTATGCGCTGATTGCTATGTTCGCCGTGGTGGCCTATCTGCTGGGCGCGCGCCTTACGCGTGGCACGGATTACCGCGGGGCCGCGGAGAAAGTCTCCTTCTGCACAGCGCTGGGCCTTGGGCTAATCTCTCATTTCGTGCTGGCTGCTGGACTATTGCACATTCTGAGCAGTGGAGTGATGTTAGCGGTATTGACGGCGATTACCTTGATTTCACTCCCTCCAGTGAGTGTAACTAGAGAGTGGGTCGCGCGGCTTCCCGGAAGGGTTTCGCCTCTGAAGGTTACTCTCGCTGCACTGACCGTTGCGCTTGCTATTCCTATTCTGCAAATGCCGCTATATCCGCCCACGCAATGGGATGCGATCAGCTATCACCTGGCATCGGCGAAGATTTACGTTCGAGAGGGAGCGGTCGTTTACACGCCTTACCTGCGCTTCCCGGTATTCCCGCAGTCGAGCGAGATGCTGTTCACGCTGATGCTACTGCTGGCTGACGATATTGCGGCGCAACTGACGCAATTCCTGATGATGGCGCTGACTGCGCTGGCGCTATATGGCTGGGGCGCTCGAATGTTCACGCAGCGCGCTGGAGCGCTGGCCGCCGTCTTGTGGCTATCCAACCCCTTGGTTCTCTGGCTGGGCACGGCAGCCTATGTGGATGCGGGGCTTGCCCTGTATCTGACCCTCGCCTTTTTTAGTCTGTACAATTGGCGAAAAATTGAGGCGGAGAATCAACGTCATGGCTGGTTGGCGATTTCCGCCGCGCTATTCTGGTTTGCGGCGACGACGAAGTACCTCGCGCTGTTTCCCATACTTTGCGCGGGGACGTATCTTCTGGCGTATTCCGTCAAGCAACGAAGTCTTCGTCCGGCGCTTATTTTTTCGGTGATCACGATTGCCGTGGCCTGCCCATGGTATATCCGCAATGCCTGGTACACGGGAAATCCCGTGTGGCCGTATTTTCCAGAATGGTTTGGGTTTGGTCCGTGGACCGGTGTCGACATTGCCAACCAGAAATTTTAA
- a CDS encoding glycosyltransferase family 39 protein, whose amino-acid sequence MADNLGLSDRGQPDRIVPRPPRADRTENSHPPAWLGPCWAALLLAAMCWLMVSGALEDAVTYDEQPHVAAGYTYLTRRTVDFNTEHPPLLKDLAALPLLFMKLDLSWEKLGDDPNWFNGDPWEFGRKLLDHSTGDPDRAMFAVRAPIIALTLLLGWALFAWTRRRYGDVAGVIALTLYVFSPTILAHGRLVTTDLGAAAGFFIATIMFLRFLERPSGANVLLAGTALGLALLTKFSTILLVPIFIVLAVAWHLLIQKRARPLPESVLGSLTPLRKQWGSPIRWTRRTLLIAIPSFAKAWRQAWRKSSEVAPSAARVPRLTAARVAGVICAGFLFVYAFYAHHLGNMPQERQLERAKFSLTGRGVGNTPKDLVLWAARKPLLRPWAAYFAGVIQTMIRSAQGNGPYLLGEFHTQGVRKYFPAVYLMKEPAALHVLSVIAILSALTGLFLLRGMPLGWRGMISKSLRLDFAPAAMLFVLAVYWLVSIRSNLNIGVRHLLPVLPFTYVLVARELREFAVRLPLAMNLRENFIVHTGLVLIGYFGFVAALLGWQVSSVLRVHPYHMAYFNEFAGGPENGWRNAVDSNADWGQDMGRLAQFVEQRGIEKLALDYFGSADANRYLPGKWEAINTCFPPRHGWVAVSVMSYQSSTQNPACDYRRWIPLENLTAKVGYSTLIFHVE is encoded by the coding sequence GTGGCAGATAACCTAGGGCTGTCAGACCGGGGCCAGCCGGACAGAATTGTCCCGAGGCCGCCACGTGCGGATCGCACGGAGAATTCGCACCCGCCCGCGTGGCTCGGACCTTGCTGGGCGGCGCTGTTGCTGGCAGCGATGTGCTGGCTCATGGTGTCTGGTGCGCTGGAGGATGCTGTAACCTACGACGAGCAGCCCCATGTCGCCGCTGGTTACACTTACCTGACGCGCCGCACGGTTGACTTCAACACGGAACATCCTCCGCTGCTGAAAGACCTTGCCGCGCTGCCGCTGCTGTTCATGAAGCTGGATCTGTCGTGGGAAAAGTTAGGGGACGATCCCAACTGGTTCAACGGCGATCCGTGGGAGTTCGGCCGGAAGCTGCTCGACCACTCGACTGGCGATCCCGATCGCGCGATGTTCGCCGTGCGCGCGCCCATCATCGCGCTCACCCTGTTGCTCGGCTGGGCGCTGTTCGCATGGACGCGTCGCCGCTACGGCGATGTGGCAGGGGTGATCGCGCTGACGCTCTATGTCTTCTCGCCGACCATTCTGGCGCATGGGCGGCTGGTAACCACCGACCTCGGTGCTGCGGCTGGATTCTTCATTGCCACCATCATGTTTCTGCGATTTCTGGAACGGCCGTCGGGCGCGAACGTCCTGCTGGCGGGTACGGCGCTGGGTCTTGCGCTGCTGACTAAGTTCTCCACCATTCTGCTGGTGCCCATCTTCATCGTGCTGGCCGTGGCCTGGCATCTGCTGATTCAAAAGCGCGCGCGCCCTCTGCCGGAGAGCGTCCTTGGGAGCCTGACGCCATTGCGCAAGCAGTGGGGTTCGCCCATCCGCTGGACGCGGCGCACGCTGCTGATCGCCATCCCGTCATTTGCAAAGGCGTGGAGGCAAGCGTGGAGGAAGTCGAGTGAAGTCGCGCCGAGTGCCGCGAGAGTGCCTCGGTTGACGGCGGCGCGCGTGGCTGGCGTGATCTGCGCGGGGTTTCTCTTCGTCTATGCCTTCTACGCGCATCACCTTGGGAACATGCCGCAGGAGCGCCAATTGGAGCGCGCCAAGTTCAGCCTTACCGGGCGCGGCGTGGGCAATACGCCCAAGGACCTTGTGCTGTGGGCGGCGCGGAAGCCGCTGCTACGGCCGTGGGCGGCTTACTTCGCCGGCGTGATACAGACAATGATCCGCTCTGCTCAGGGCAACGGCCCCTATCTGCTCGGCGAGTTCCACACACAAGGTGTCCGCAAATATTTTCCGGCTGTCTATTTGATGAAGGAACCTGCGGCGCTGCATGTGTTGAGCGTGATCGCGATTCTCTCCGCGCTGACAGGCCTGTTTCTGCTGCGCGGGATGCCGCTGGGGTGGCGCGGCATGATATCCAAATCGCTGCGGCTGGATTTCGCGCCCGCGGCGATGCTCTTCGTGCTGGCCGTCTACTGGCTGGTCTCGATCCGCTCGAATCTGAACATCGGAGTGCGCCACCTGCTGCCGGTGCTGCCGTTCACATACGTACTGGTGGCGCGCGAGTTGCGCGAGTTCGCCGTGCGCCTGCCGCTGGCGATGAACCTGCGGGAAAACTTTATCGTTCACACCGGGCTTGTGCTGATCGGCTATTTCGGGTTTGTTGCCGCGCTGCTCGGCTGGCAGGTCAGCAGCGTGCTGCGCGTCCATCCCTATCACATGGCCTACTTTAACGAATTCGCGGGAGGCCCCGAGAATGGCTGGCGAAACGCGGTTGATTCGAATGCCGATTGGGGGCAGGACATGGGGCGGCTGGCGCAGTTCGTCGAGCAGCGCGGCATCGAGAAACTCGCGCTGGACTATTTCGGGTCAGCGGACGCGAATCGCTATCTGCCCGGCAAGTGGGAGGCGATCAACACCTGCTTCCCTCCGCGCCATGGCTGGGTGGCGGTGTCGGTGATGTCCTATCAGTCCTCCACACAGAACCCTGCGTGTGACTACCGGCGTTGGATACCGCTGGAAAACCTGACTGCGAAAGTAGGTTACTCCACGCTGATCTTTCACGTTGAGTGA
- a CDS encoding DUF1592 domain-containing protein: MFRTLVRYLSVILAAATPMLAQVPFAAPHGAPADIVARYCVGCHNDKLKTGGLTLQTIRMDRPADNAPVWESVLRKLSARAMPPAAAPRPDEAAYNTLTEYLETELDRAATTAPNPGRTAAAHRLNRTEYTNAVRDLLAVEIDSSTLLPADDSSRGFDNNADILSVSPLLLEKYMVAARRISTLAVGDADVKTFTATYDVPRRLTQDDRMSEDLPFGSRGGLAVRHFFPVDGEYSIKVRLMKNNDNYIRGLGDRHQLDVRMDGARVKLFSVGGESVGRSGPVYAFINKDYKGDAEQENYELTADAHLQVRFPATAGTHTIAVAFLNQLTEYEGELMPRQNFDEMYAYKGGDPAVDTVAITGPLSTKGLGLTESRQRIFICNQKPVDPAESRLSIPPATCAKQILSALARRAYRRPVQDADLKALLKFHEVGSKLGGFEEGIRTAIQGLLVSPEFLFRVEADPVGVKPRAVYRSSDVALASRLSFFLWSSIPDDELLTLAEQNKLSDPQVLDAQTRRMLADPRSSALMDNFASQWLGLRRLAAVSPDPLAFPDFDDNLRRAMLQETLMLAETIAREDRGVLDFLTADYTFVNERLARHYGIPNIYGSDFQRVALKGTTQDGTRGGLLGQGSILTVTSYENRTSPTLRGKWVLDNLLGTPPPPPPPNVPALVEESAGNGKQRSMRERLEQHRVNPVCSTCHSRMDPLGFALDNYDAVGRWRTHEGTTPVDASGALPDGAKFNGAGELKKVMLGRSEQFVSTFTEKLMMYALGRGVEYYDQPAVRGILRDAAAQNYKWSALVSGVVRSAPFQSRVAR; the protein is encoded by the coding sequence GTGTTCCGAACTCTAGTGAGATATCTGAGCGTGATTCTGGCAGCAGCCACGCCTATGCTGGCACAGGTGCCGTTCGCCGCGCCGCACGGAGCCCCCGCAGATATCGTCGCGCGGTACTGCGTCGGTTGCCACAACGATAAGCTCAAGACCGGCGGTCTCACTCTACAGACGATCCGCATGGATCGTCCCGCGGATAATGCCCCAGTTTGGGAGAGCGTCCTGCGCAAACTCAGCGCACGCGCCATGCCGCCCGCCGCTGCGCCCAGGCCCGACGAGGCTGCCTACAATACCTTGACTGAGTATCTGGAAACAGAACTGGATCGCGCCGCGACCACCGCGCCCAATCCCGGACGCACCGCCGCCGCGCACCGGCTGAATCGCACCGAGTACACCAACGCGGTGCGCGACTTGCTGGCGGTCGAGATCGATTCGTCTACGCTGCTGCCCGCCGATGACTCGAGCCGCGGCTTCGACAATAATGCCGACATCCTTTCCGTCTCGCCGCTGCTGCTGGAAAAATACATGGTCGCAGCGCGGCGCATCAGCACGCTGGCCGTGGGCGACGCCGACGTCAAGACCTTCACCGCCACCTACGACGTCCCGCGCCGCCTGACGCAGGACGACCGCATGAGCGAAGACCTGCCCTTCGGCTCGCGCGGCGGCCTGGCCGTGCGCCACTTTTTCCCCGTCGATGGCGAGTACTCGATCAAAGTCCGCCTGATGAAGAACAATGACAACTACATTCGCGGCCTCGGCGACCGCCATCAATTGGACGTGCGCATGGACGGCGCGCGCGTGAAGCTGTTCAGCGTGGGCGGCGAATCGGTGGGCCGCTCCGGGCCGGTCTACGCCTTCATCAACAAGGACTACAAGGGCGACGCCGAGCAGGAGAACTACGAACTCACCGCCGACGCGCACCTGCAAGTCCGCTTCCCGGCGACGGCGGGCACGCACACGATCGCAGTGGCCTTCCTGAATCAATTGACCGAGTACGAAGGCGAGTTGATGCCGCGGCAAAACTTCGACGAGATGTACGCTTACAAAGGCGGCGATCCCGCAGTGGACACCGTCGCCATCACCGGCCCGCTCAGCACGAAGGGTTTGGGACTCACTGAAAGCCGCCAGCGAATATTCATTTGTAACCAGAAGCCAGTCGATCCGGCGGAGAGCCGGCTCAGCATCCCGCCAGCTACCTGCGCGAAGCAGATACTCTCCGCGCTGGCGCGGCGCGCCTATCGCCGTCCCGTGCAGGATGCCGACCTGAAGGCGTTGCTGAAATTTCATGAAGTCGGGAGCAAACTGGGCGGATTCGAGGAAGGCATCCGCACTGCGATACAAGGGCTGCTGGTCAGCCCGGAGTTTCTGTTTCGCGTGGAGGCCGATCCGGTGGGCGTGAAGCCCAGAGCGGTCTATCGCAGCAGCGATGTCGCGCTGGCCTCGCGCCTCTCGTTCTTCCTGTGGTCCAGCATTCCCGATGATGAGTTGCTCACGCTGGCCGAGCAGAACAAGTTGAGCGATCCGCAAGTGCTGGACGCTCAGACGCGGCGCATGTTGGCCGACCCGCGCTCCAGCGCGCTGATGGACAACTTCGCCTCGCAGTGGCTGGGCTTGCGCCGTCTGGCCGCCGTCTCGCCGGACCCGCTGGCCTTCCCTGACTTCGACGACAATCTGCGCCGCGCCATGCTCCAGGAAACTTTAATGCTGGCCGAGACCATTGCGCGCGAAGACCGCGGCGTGCTGGACTTCCTCACCGCCGACTATACGTTTGTGAACGAGCGCCTGGCGCGGCACTACGGCATCCCCAACATTTACGGCAGCGATTTCCAGCGCGTGGCCCTCAAGGGAACGACGCAGGACGGCACACGCGGCGGGCTGCTCGGACAGGGCAGCATCCTGACCGTTACGTCGTATGAGAATCGCACTTCGCCCACGCTGCGCGGCAAGTGGGTGCTCGACAATTTGCTGGGCACGCCGCCGCCACCGCCGCCTCCCAACGTCCCCGCGCTGGTGGAAGAGAGCGCCGGCAATGGCAAGCAGCGCAGTATGCGCGAGCGGCTGGAGCAGCATCGCGTCAATCCCGTTTGCAGCACCTGCCATTCGCGCATGGACCCGCTGGGATTTGCGCTCGATAATTATGACGCCGTCGGCCGCTGGCGCACGCATGAAGGCACCACGCCTGTCGACGCCTCCGGCGCGCTGCCGGACGGCGCGAAGTTCAACGGCGCCGGCGAACTGAAGAAAGTAATGCTGGGACGTTCCGAGCAATTTGTTTCCACATTTACGGAAAAGCTGATGATGTACGCGCTGGGACGCGGCGTGGAATATTACGATCAGCCCGCTGTGCGCGGCATCCTGCGCGACGCGGCGGCGCAGAATTACAAATGGTCGGCGCTTGTTAGCGGCGTGGTGCGCAGCGCGCCGTTTCAGTCGCGCGTCGCGCGGTAG
- a CDS encoding DUF1552 domain-containing protein, translated as MMIFKKTIPRRSFLRGVGATVALPLLDSMIPALTAKALASGAAGPDTRSNLSPVRFSVVFVPNGRIMKHWTPEAEGANFTLPTTLAPLAAFQKNMLVMSDLNNMSNQRQNVSGEAGPHATASGCFLTGVYPKPPGQAGISIDQIAAKELGQQTQFSSLELSLESGETGGGGDGADSDAYLNTMSWRSATTPLPTENNPRRLFERMFGEADSTDPAERKRNWAVDRSVLDVVTGQISGLTARLGTPDRAKLNEYLEAVRDVERRIHLAEERTVRDLPVIERPAGMPENYEEHSRLMFDLQVLAFQTDMTRVSTFAMAREKSERAYREIGLDEGHHALTHHGYDAGMVAKCVQIETYQSKQFAYFLEKMKSTTEAGRTLLDNSVILFASSISDGHAHSRRNLPIVLFGGGGGRIQGGRHIRYAKDTPLANLYLTVLDIAGVRLDNFGDSNGKLNLLPIA; from the coding sequence ATGATGATATTCAAGAAGACGATTCCACGGCGAAGTTTTCTGCGCGGCGTGGGCGCGACTGTCGCGCTGCCGCTGCTGGATTCCATGATCCCCGCGCTGACGGCGAAGGCATTAGCCTCTGGCGCCGCCGGTCCCGACACGCGCTCGAATCTGTCGCCGGTGCGCTTCTCGGTGGTGTTTGTTCCCAATGGCCGCATCATGAAGCATTGGACGCCGGAGGCCGAGGGCGCGAACTTCACGCTGCCCACCACGCTGGCGCCGCTGGCCGCGTTCCAGAAAAACATGCTGGTGATGAGCGACCTGAACAACATGTCCAACCAGCGGCAAAACGTCAGCGGCGAGGCCGGGCCGCACGCGACAGCGAGTGGCTGTTTCCTGACCGGCGTCTATCCCAAGCCGCCCGGACAGGCGGGCATCTCCATCGACCAGATTGCGGCGAAGGAGTTGGGTCAGCAAACGCAATTCTCATCGCTTGAATTGTCGCTGGAGTCCGGCGAGACCGGCGGCGGCGGCGATGGCGCGGACTCTGACGCCTATCTGAACACCATGTCCTGGCGCAGCGCGACCACACCGCTGCCCACCGAAAATAATCCGCGCAGGCTGTTCGAGCGCATGTTCGGCGAGGCCGATTCGACTGACCCCGCCGAGCGGAAACGCAATTGGGCGGTGGATCGCAGCGTACTGGATGTGGTCACCGGCCAGATCAGCGGCCTGACCGCGCGGCTGGGCACGCCCGACCGCGCCAAGTTGAATGAGTATCTGGAAGCGGTGCGCGATGTCGAGCGGCGCATCCACCTGGCTGAAGAGCGCACGGTGCGCGATCTGCCGGTGATCGAACGTCCGGCGGGGATGCCGGAGAATTACGAAGAGCATTCGCGGCTGATGTTCGACTTGCAGGTTCTGGCGTTCCAGACCGACATGACGCGCGTGAGCACCTTCGCCATGGCGCGTGAAAAAAGCGAGCGCGCCTACCGCGAGATCGGGCTCGATGAGGGCCATCACGCGCTGACGCATCACGGCTACGATGCCGGCATGGTGGCCAAGTGCGTGCAGATTGAAACGTATCAATCGAAGCAGTTCGCTTACTTCCTTGAGAAGATGAAGTCCACCACCGAGGCGGGACGCACGCTGCTTGATAATTCCGTGATCCTGTTCGCCAGCAGCATCAGCGACGGCCACGCGCACTCGCGGCGCAACCTGCCCATCGTGCTGTTCGGCGGCGGCGGCGGACGCATTCAGGGCGGCCGCCACATCCGCTACGCCAAGGACACGCCGCTCGCCAATCTGTACCTGACGGTTCTCGATATCGCCGGCGTGCGCCTCGACAACTTCGGCGACAGCAACGGCAAGCTGAACCTGCTGCCCATCGCGTAG
- a CDS encoding addiction module protein: MGTTIDISSLGVEQRLLLLEEIWDSLSESPEAFQLTAAQEAELNRRADEIDAGDTSGTPWEEVVENIRNKHKSGVERK; the protein is encoded by the coding sequence ATGGGGACTACTATTGATATCTCCAGCCTGGGCGTGGAGCAGCGACTGCTGCTACTAGAAGAAATCTGGGATAGCCTCTCGGAGTCACCGGAGGCATTCCAACTGACGGCGGCGCAGGAGGCAGAACTAAATCGCCGTGCGGATGAGATAGACGCGGGAGATACATCCGGCACTCCCTGGGAGGAAGTCGTGGAAAATATTCGAAACAAGCACAAGTCTGGAGTAGAAAGAAAATGA
- a CDS encoding ankyrin repeat domain-containing protein yields MTGRNNARNAIIVVLMMVSTQLYATVNDLRLVEAAKARNIAAVRALIAQKVDVNEPQADGATALAWAAHEDDVEMAGLLIAAGADANIANDYGVTPLELACAKGSAAMVAKLLSGKADPNKAQWNGATPLMSCARSGSAEAVEALLKAKANPSAKESRRGQTALMWAAAQKHSAVVKALVKAGSEVNAKSQLPADMKPILYLTYGVYRRDPTTVDRFEAGDAHLDPTSSRGGYTALMFAAQQGDLDSARALVEGGANVNDVSTEYGSALVVAAASGHEPLALYLVEKGADPNVADGWGLNALHYSLRAGIIAIGMSRDRIRTDRYWHKPGLPELAKSLLAHGANPNARIGKGLPPFDYPFFARTTGNSMPQIRQPGATPFLLAAAAFDASMMKLLIEHGANPKLSTDEGTTPLMTASGMGRLEDLSPEEEAKALVAARMALELGNDVNAANQDGRNALGAAAFLGANSIVELLAGKGANLEMQDRYGQSALSIAKGLPAKITGQDKRFRGSGGHQSTEELLLKLGAKPIAEKN; encoded by the coding sequence ATGACCGGACGCAATAATGCACGTAACGCAATCATCGTAGTGCTCATGATGGTCAGCACTCAGTTGTACGCGACCGTGAACGATCTGCGGCTGGTGGAGGCGGCCAAGGCACGCAACATCGCGGCGGTGCGCGCGCTGATCGCGCAGAAGGTGGACGTGAATGAGCCTCAGGCCGATGGCGCGACCGCGCTGGCGTGGGCCGCGCATGAGGATGACGTGGAGATGGCTGGACTGCTGATCGCGGCGGGCGCGGACGCGAACATCGCCAACGATTATGGCGTAACGCCGCTGGAGTTGGCTTGCGCCAAGGGCAGCGCGGCCATGGTGGCAAAGCTGCTCTCAGGCAAGGCGGATCCCAACAAGGCGCAATGGAACGGCGCGACGCCGCTGATGAGTTGCGCGCGCTCCGGTAGCGCGGAGGCCGTCGAGGCGCTGCTGAAAGCAAAGGCGAATCCCAGCGCGAAGGAGTCGCGGCGCGGGCAGACCGCGCTGATGTGGGCCGCGGCGCAGAAACACTCCGCCGTGGTGAAGGCGCTGGTGAAGGCCGGCTCGGAGGTCAACGCCAAGTCGCAGTTGCCCGCCGATATGAAGCCGATTCTGTATCTCACCTATGGCGTGTACCGGCGCGATCCCACCACGGTGGACCGCTTCGAGGCCGGCGACGCGCATCTGGATCCCACCAGTTCGCGCGGAGGATACACGGCGCTGATGTTCGCGGCGCAGCAGGGCGATCTGGACTCGGCGCGCGCGCTGGTGGAGGGCGGGGCGAACGTGAATGACGTGAGCACGGAGTACGGCAGCGCGCTGGTGGTGGCCGCCGCCAGCGGACATGAGCCGCTCGCGCTCTACCTGGTCGAGAAGGGCGCCGATCCCAACGTGGCCGACGGCTGGGGCTTGAACGCACTGCACTACTCGCTGCGCGCGGGCATCATCGCCATCGGCATGTCGCGCGACCGCATTCGCACGGACCGCTATTGGCATAAACCCGGCCTGCCTGAGCTGGCGAAGTCGCTGCTGGCGCATGGAGCCAATCCCAACGCGCGCATCGGCAAAGGGCTGCCGCCGTTTGACTATCCGTTTTTCGCGCGCACCACGGGCAATTCGATGCCGCAGATTCGCCAGCCCGGCGCCACGCCGTTTCTGCTGGCCGCCGCCGCGTTCGACGCGTCGATGATGAAGCTGCTAATTGAGCACGGCGCGAATCCCAAATTATCCACCGATGAAGGCACCACGCCGCTGATGACCGCATCGGGCATGGGGCGCCTCGAAGACCTTTCGCCGGAGGAAGAGGCCAAAGCGCTGGTCGCCGCGCGGATGGCGCTGGAGTTGGGCAACGACGTCAACGCCGCCAATCAGGATGGCCGCAATGCGCTGGGCGCGGCGGCATTTCTCGGCGCGAACTCCATTGTGGAACTGCTGGCCGGCAAGGGCGCGAATCTGGAGATGCAGGACCGCTACGGGCAATCCGCACTGAGCATCGCCAAGGGACTGCCGGCGAAGATAACCGGGCAGGACAAGCGATTCCGCGGCAGCGGCGGGCACCAATCCACCGAAGAGTTGCTGCTCAAGCTGGGCGCCAAGCCCATCGCGGAAAAGAATTAG
- a CDS encoding homogentisate 1,2-dioxygenase, with translation MSYTEKFTWAGKELTLRREQSPVENISTESAKVKIEKININDPALRPANYDQADGSVMPIFQADGVRVDLSKRSSHDMPFWHRNMECDELIFCYKGGIRWETELGNLELKPGEMFVIPKGIAHRSLLPEDNTDDNIIIELKIRGDIAKLI, from the coding sequence ATGTCGTACACCGAAAAGTTTACCTGGGCGGGCAAGGAGCTTACGCTGAGGCGCGAGCAGTCGCCGGTGGAGAACATCTCGACGGAGAGCGCGAAGGTCAAGATCGAGAAGATCAATATCAACGATCCCGCGCTGCGGCCCGCCAACTATGACCAGGCCGATGGCTCGGTGATGCCCATCTTTCAGGCCGACGGCGTGCGTGTGGATCTTTCCAAGCGCTCCAGTCACGACATGCCTTTCTGGCATCGCAACATGGAGTGTGATGAGCTGATCTTTTGCTACAAAGGCGGCATTCGCTGGGAGACGGAACTCGGCAATCTGGAACTGAAGCCCGGCGAGATGTTTGTCATCCCCAAGGGCATCGCACATCGCTCGCTGTTGCCGGAAGACAATACCGACGACAACATTATCATTGAGCTGAAAATTCGCGGGGACATTGCAAAACTGATTTAG
- a CDS encoding amidohydrolase, translating to MADIFLHNADWLITVDPQRRIITDGALAIEGGKIVAVGKTRDMEARYSTSKRTIDARNRVVLPGLIDCHIHTSFQLARGLADEVSAQKFLFERMYPYEGLLTEEESYWSTQLCVLELLRNGVTTFIDAGNYFPDVTARVVGAAGIRCALAKSAMDIAKSPFGALPERFRESTEQAIERSEETVQRLHGTHNGRVRGWFQFRGIPNSTDKLVTRMKELADRYKTGVQTHACFAKDTLEACKTSFGVTEIQRLERLGALGPNILLVHSGWVSPHEFEFIRKYDCKVVAAPSSSLHNSYGNILMGKIPEFIEMGVAVGLGSDHASSGIVDLLQEMFLVAGVYKEVRLNTSVMPPERVVEMATINGARCALWEDEIGSIEVGKKADLTLFDTQMAQWQPLYNPVANLVYSATGASVDTVICDGQVLMEDKQLKTLNEQEIFREVKRLMPGILEKTKLADKIKPTWPII from the coding sequence ATGGCTGATATTTTTCTGCACAATGCCGATTGGCTGATTACCGTGGACCCGCAGCGGCGCATCATCACGGATGGCGCGCTGGCCATTGAGGGCGGGAAGATTGTCGCCGTCGGAAAGACGCGCGACATGGAGGCGCGGTACTCCACATCGAAGCGAACCATCGACGCGCGGAACCGGGTGGTCCTGCCCGGGTTGATCGACTGCCACATCCACACTTCATTTCAATTGGCGCGTGGACTGGCCGATGAGGTCAGCGCACAAAAATTTCTCTTCGAGCGCATGTATCCCTACGAGGGGTTGCTCACGGAAGAAGAAAGTTATTGGAGCACGCAGCTCTGCGTGCTGGAGCTGCTGCGCAACGGCGTTACCACTTTCATTGACGCGGGTAATTACTTTCCTGATGTTACCGCGCGCGTGGTGGGCGCGGCGGGGATACGCTGCGCGCTGGCCAAGTCGGCCATGGACATCGCCAAGTCGCCCTTCGGCGCGCTGCCCGAGCGGTTCCGGGAATCCACCGAGCAGGCCATCGAGCGATCTGAGGAAACCGTGCAGCGGCTGCACGGCACTCACAACGGGCGTGTGCGCGGATGGTTCCAGTTTCGCGGCATCCCCAACTCCACTGACAAACTGGTTACGCGCATGAAGGAGCTTGCCGACCGCTACAAGACCGGGGTGCAGACTCACGCTTGTTTCGCCAAAGACACGCTGGAGGCCTGCAAGACCTCATTCGGCGTTACGGAGATTCAGCGCCTCGAGCGCCTGGGCGCGCTGGGGCCGAACATCCTGCTGGTCCATTCCGGCTGGGTGAGTCCGCATGAGTTCGAGTTCATCCGCAAATACGACTGCAAAGTGGTGGCCGCGCCGAGTTCCAGCCTGCACAATTCCTACGGCAATATTCTGATGGGAAAGATTCCTGAGTTTATCGAGATGGGCGTGGCCGTGGGACTCGGCTCCGACCATGCGTCGTCGGGGATTGTTGATCTGTTGCAGGAGATGTTCCTGGTCGCCGGCGTCTACAAGGAAGTGCGGTTGAACACCAGCGTGATGCCGCCGGAGCGCGTGGTGGAAATGGCCACCATCAACGGAGCGCGCTGCGCGTTGTGGGAGGACGAGATCGGGTCGATCGAAGTGGGCAAGAAGGCCGACCTGACGCTGTTCGACACGCAGATGGCGCAGTGGCAACCGCTCTACAATCCCGTTGCTAATCTGGTGTATTCCGCCACGGGCGCCAGCGTTGATACGGTGATCTGCGACGGGCAGGTGTTGATGGAAGACAAGCAACTCAAGACGTTGAACGAGCAGGAGATTTTCCGCGAAGTGAAGCGGCTGATGCCAGGCATCCTCGAGAAGACGAAACTAGCAGACAAAATCAAGCCGACCTGGCCTATCATATAA